Proteins encoded by one window of Phenylobacterium soli:
- a CDS encoding glycosyltransferase family 2 protein has translation MQVAVLIPAKDAAPTVGRAVGSALTDAATAEVVVIDDGSTDDTADAARRMDDGSGRLRILRQANTGPSGALNRGHAASTAPYVCVLDADDFFLPGRLTRIFQESRTDWDMAADRLLLAREGAEDGPYEHWGGAIPADGLVSFAAFVSGNITDPKRPRTELGYLQPVFRRDFLDAHAIRYDEAVRLGEDYLFYAEALGQGARFEVVRSYGYVAVARANSLSHRHSSSDLHALLQADRRLLQTLELTPEERRVLRRHIHFVRQKWAYHFALDAKAQGDLGAALPRLIRNLDVLGYGVNRTLRARLGRRAPV, from the coding sequence GTGCAGGTCGCCGTGCTGATACCCGCGAAGGACGCCGCGCCGACAGTTGGGCGAGCGGTCGGCTCCGCCCTGACCGATGCGGCGACCGCCGAGGTGGTCGTCATCGATGACGGCTCGACGGACGACACGGCCGATGCCGCCCGGCGGATGGACGACGGATCGGGCCGGCTGCGGATCCTCAGGCAGGCCAACACCGGCCCCTCGGGCGCCCTGAACCGCGGGCATGCCGCCTCGACCGCGCCCTATGTCTGCGTCCTCGACGCCGACGACTTCTTCCTGCCCGGCCGCCTGACGCGGATCTTCCAGGAGAGCCGGACGGACTGGGACATGGCGGCCGACCGGCTGCTGCTCGCGCGGGAAGGCGCCGAGGACGGCCCCTATGAACACTGGGGCGGCGCCATACCGGCCGACGGCCTGGTCAGCTTCGCCGCCTTCGTGAGCGGCAACATCACCGATCCGAAGCGCCCGCGCACCGAGCTCGGCTATCTGCAGCCGGTGTTCCGGCGCGATTTCCTGGACGCCCATGCGATCCGCTACGACGAGGCCGTGCGGCTGGGCGAAGACTACCTGTTCTACGCCGAGGCGCTGGGCCAGGGGGCCCGCTTCGAGGTCGTGCGAAGCTACGGCTACGTGGCGGTCGCGCGGGCCAATTCGCTGAGCCACCGCCACAGCTCCAGCGACCTGCACGCACTTCTGCAGGCGGACCGGCGGTTGCTGCAGACCCTGGAGCTGACCCCGGAGGAGCGGCGCGTGCTGCGGCGGCACATCCACTTCGTGCGCCAGAAGTGGGCCTACCACTTCGCCCTCGACGCCAAGGCGCAGGGCGACCTCGGCGCGGCGCTGCCGCGGCTGATCCGGAACCTGGACGTGCTGGGCTATGGCGTGAACCGCACCCTCAGGGCGAGGCTCGGCCGACGCGCGCCGGTCTAG
- a CDS encoding nuclear transport factor 2 family protein produces MSDDAQTLDGRESIAALAKRFFDAVEAGDIETVAACYADEAAIWHNTDGLAQTKDQNLKVLKGFTRHIGEIRYRDRRLDVFPGGFVHQHRLTGRRPDGVEVELPATLVCRVKDGRITRLDEYFDSAHEARFRG; encoded by the coding sequence ATGAGCGACGACGCCCAAACCCTGGACGGCCGGGAGTCCATCGCCGCCCTCGCCAAGCGGTTCTTCGACGCCGTCGAGGCGGGCGACATCGAGACCGTCGCCGCCTGCTACGCGGACGAGGCGGCGATCTGGCACAACACCGACGGCCTCGCCCAGACCAAGGACCAGAACCTGAAGGTCCTCAAGGGCTTCACCCGGCACATCGGCGAGATCCGCTACCGGGACCGGCGGCTCGACGTCTTCCCAGGCGGCTTCGTGCACCAGCACCGCCTCACCGGTCGCCGCCCGGACGGGGTCGAGGTCGAGCTGCCGGCCACCCTGGTCTGCCGGGTGAAGGACGGCCGCATCACCCGCCTCGACGAATATTTCGACTCCGCCCACGAGGCGAGGTTCCGGGGCTAG
- a CDS encoding PaaI family thioesterase: MPATVNRTSVEDLNRANAGKLPGHLGLEIVEVEPGKVVGRFAVRADLVAHTGYLLAGAVLSVADILCAYGVSTAWPEGASGFTTAEVKANFMGTLREGEVRCTAELLHGGRTTQVWDARVEDAASGKLMAAFRCTQIILYPRGG; this comes from the coding sequence ATGCCGGCGACCGTGAACCGCACCAGCGTCGAGGACCTGAACCGGGCCAACGCGGGCAAGCTGCCGGGGCATCTGGGGCTTGAGATCGTCGAGGTCGAGCCGGGCAAGGTGGTGGGCCGCTTCGCCGTGCGCGCGGACCTCGTCGCCCATACCGGCTACCTGCTCGCGGGGGCGGTGCTGTCGGTGGCCGACATCCTCTGCGCCTACGGAGTCTCGACCGCCTGGCCGGAGGGGGCGAGCGGCTTCACCACCGCCGAGGTGAAGGCGAACTTCATGGGCACCCTGCGCGAGGGCGAGGTGCGCTGCACGGCCGAGCTGCTGCACGGCGGGCGCACGACCCAGGTGTGGGACGCCAGGGTCGAGGACGCGGCGAGCGGCAAGCTCATGGCCGCCTTCCGCTGCACCCAGATCATCCTCTACCCGCGCGGCGGCTGA
- a CDS encoding xanthine dehydrogenase family protein molybdopterin-binding subunit — protein sequence MTVQPTLQQPAGASRRDFIKATSAAGGLVLSFSIAPKAGAADAGAKPLNAYVRIAPDGVVTIMSKNPEIGQGIKTSLPMMIAEELDVPWEAVRIEQADNDPKTYGRQFAGGSMATPLHWDELRRVGAVARAMLVQAAALAWNCPAGECVTDRGVVIHAATKRKASYGSLAGQCAAVTPPDPKSVPLKDPKDYRIVGHAKPQYDTARIVTGQPLFGIDVKRPGMLYATYEKAPVFGARVAGADLAAAKSVKGVRDAFVVDGGTELSGLLPGVAVVADSWWAARKGRDRLAVKWADHPTAQQGSAAFAQRARELAAGAPQKIVRNDGDADAALKGAAKTVKAAYAYPFLAHVPMEPMNCTAEFRDGKLEIWAPTQNPEPGRQLVARTLGLQPDDITVHMTRCGGGFGRRLNNDYMVEAAAIARQAKAPVKLLWTREDDVRHDFYRPAGFHFLEAGLDASGRITAWKDHFVTFGAAPDQPAPSAGMSPNEFPARFLANCQLGVSAMPLGVPTGPLRAPGSNALAFVMQSFIDELAHAAGKDPLAFQIDLLGTEKVVGGPGGYNAERMRGVLKAAGEMSGWGKVKLPSRTGMGVACYFSHLGYFAEVVQATVSRDGTVKVDKVWVAADVGRQIVNPSGAMNQVQGAVIDGLSAALFQKITIENGQVVQANFDTYPLLRMADAPPVEVKWVLTDYPPTGLGEPALPPALPALCNAIFAATGQRVRELPIDTGRLKA from the coding sequence ATGACCGTCCAACCGACCCTCCAACAACCTGCGGGCGCCTCGCGCCGCGACTTCATCAAGGCGACCAGCGCCGCCGGCGGCCTGGTGCTCTCCTTCTCCATCGCCCCCAAGGCGGGCGCCGCCGACGCCGGCGCCAAGCCGCTCAACGCTTACGTCCGCATCGCTCCCGACGGCGTCGTGACGATCATGTCCAAGAACCCGGAGATCGGGCAGGGCATCAAGACCAGCCTGCCGATGATGATCGCCGAGGAGCTGGACGTGCCGTGGGAGGCGGTCCGCATCGAGCAGGCCGACAACGATCCCAAGACCTACGGCCGCCAGTTCGCCGGCGGCTCCATGGCCACGCCCCTGCACTGGGACGAGCTGCGCCGCGTGGGCGCCGTCGCGCGGGCCATGCTGGTCCAGGCCGCGGCCCTCGCCTGGAACTGCCCGGCCGGCGAATGCGTCACCGACCGCGGCGTCGTCATCCACGCGGCCACGAAGCGCAAGGCGAGCTACGGCTCCCTCGCCGGCCAGTGCGCCGCCGTCACCCCGCCGGATCCCAAGTCCGTGCCGCTGAAGGACCCCAAGGACTACAGGATCGTCGGCCACGCCAAGCCGCAGTACGACACCGCCAGGATCGTCACCGGCCAGCCCCTGTTCGGCATCGACGTGAAGCGCCCGGGGATGCTCTACGCCACCTACGAGAAGGCGCCCGTCTTCGGGGCGCGCGTGGCCGGCGCCGACCTCGCCGCCGCCAAATCCGTGAAGGGCGTGAGAGACGCCTTCGTGGTCGATGGCGGGACCGAGCTCTCCGGCCTCCTGCCCGGCGTCGCCGTGGTCGCCGACAGCTGGTGGGCCGCCCGCAAGGGCCGCGACCGGCTCGCCGTGAAGTGGGCCGACCACCCCACCGCCCAGCAGGGCAGCGCCGCCTTCGCCCAGCGCGCCAGGGAGCTCGCCGCCGGCGCGCCGCAGAAGATCGTCCGCAACGACGGCGACGCCGACGCGGCCCTCAAGGGCGCGGCGAAGACGGTGAAGGCGGCCTACGCCTATCCCTTCCTCGCCCACGTGCCCATGGAGCCGATGAACTGCACGGCCGAGTTCAGGGACGGCAAGCTTGAGATCTGGGCTCCGACCCAGAACCCCGAGCCCGGCCGCCAGCTCGTCGCCCGCACCCTCGGCCTCCAGCCCGACGACATCACCGTCCACATGACCCGCTGCGGCGGCGGCTTCGGCCGCCGGCTCAACAACGACTACATGGTCGAGGCCGCGGCCATCGCCCGCCAGGCCAAGGCGCCGGTCAAGCTCCTCTGGACCCGCGAGGACGACGTCCGCCACGACTTCTACCGCCCCGCCGGCTTCCACTTCCTGGAGGCCGGGCTCGACGCCTCGGGCCGGATCACGGCCTGGAAGGACCACTTCGTCACCTTCGGCGCCGCGCCCGACCAGCCGGCCCCCTCGGCGGGCATGAGCCCCAACGAGTTCCCGGCGCGGTTCCTCGCCAACTGCCAGCTCGGCGTCTCGGCCATGCCGCTCGGCGTGCCCACCGGTCCGCTGCGCGCGCCCGGCTCCAACGCCCTGGCCTTCGTCATGCAGTCGTTCATCGACGAGCTGGCGCACGCCGCCGGCAAGGATCCGCTGGCCTTCCAGATCGACCTCCTCGGGACCGAGAAAGTGGTCGGCGGCCCCGGCGGCTACAACGCCGAGCGCATGCGCGGCGTGCTCAAGGCGGCGGGCGAGATGTCCGGCTGGGGCAAGGTGAAGCTGCCCTCCCGCACCGGCATGGGCGTCGCCTGCTATTTCAGCCACCTCGGCTACTTCGCCGAGGTGGTCCAGGCCACCGTCTCCCGCGACGGGACGGTCAAGGTCGACAAGGTCTGGGTCGCCGCCGACGTCGGCCGCCAGATCGTCAATCCGTCCGGCGCCATGAACCAGGTGCAGGGCGCGGTGATCGACGGCCTCTCGGCCGCCCTGTTCCAGAAGATCACCATCGAGAACGGCCAGGTCGTCCAGGCCAACTTCGACACCTACCCCTTGCTGCGCATGGCCGACGCCCCGCCGGTCGAGGTGAAGTGGGTCCTCACCGACTATCCGCCCACCGGCCTGGGCGAGCCGGCCCTGCCGCCGGCCCTGCCGGCGCTGTGCAACGCCATCTTCGCCGCCACCGGCCAGCGCGTCCGCGAGCTGCCGATCGACACCGGGCGCCTCAAGGCATGA